The following are encoded in a window of Magnolia sinica isolate HGM2019 chromosome 11, MsV1, whole genome shotgun sequence genomic DNA:
- the LOC131218687 gene encoding double-stranded RNA-binding protein 8-like, translating into MSNGNGFSGVSNCYVFKSRLQEYAQKAGIATPVYETVKEGPSHEPNFRSTVTVNNVRYDSLPGFFNRKAAEQSAAEIALVELLKSGNMTECIPHPVHETGLCKNLLQEYAQKMNYAIPSYICNKQAVPGKQPYSCTVEIGGIQYIGAAAKTKKEAEIKAARTALLAIQSNACAPVVNPDGRPPYTVVPCKKKGRESDTRSEATKPLKPKKGEFKKRWKRRFHRNRGERSKMNQNEQGNVDKENGSGAPDSLMSVANEDSHNAETQVLDFNQNGQGIWNGEGASDVQMKDLEISSVEKSKYTENGMIETAKFGQNGPGMGNGGDIGGTQIPDLAVSVLGMVTNKVSQDGYKPLEVGRAEQEGGVAQISHDGYDPVASWHIKQEGQLRAQISQDEHPWMEFDVSQPASEEYVDATSVTLTREDGNGISTAVNNNEW; encoded by the exons ATGTCGAATGGCAATGGCTTTTCTG GGGTTTCAAATTGTTATGTATTCAAAAGTCGATTACAAGAATATGCGCAGAAAGCAGGAATTGCTACTCCCGTTTATGAAACGGTGAAGGAGGGCCCTTCCCACGAACCTAATTTCAGGTCCACGGTGACTGTAAATAATGTGAGATATGATTCTCTACCTGGGTTTTTCAATCGTAAAGCGGCGGAGCAGTCAGCAGCTGAAATCGCTCTTGTGGAATTACTTAAATCAGGCAACATGACAGAGTGCATACCTCATCCAGTT CACGAGACGGGGTTGTGCAAAAACCTACTCCAGGAGTATGCACAGAAGATGAATTATGCAATTCCTTCTTATATATGCAACAAGCAGGCCGTGCCAGGCAAGCAACCGTACTCATGCACTGTTGAGATTGGGGGAATTCAGTACATTGGAGCTGCTGCGAAGACCAAAAAAGAAGCAGAAATCAAAGCGGCACGGACAGCTCTCTTAGCAATCCAGTCGAATGCAT GCGCACCTGTAGTGAATCCAGATGGTCGGCCCCCTTACACTGTGGTCCCATGcaagaagaaagggagggagtCGGATACACGCAGCGAAGCCACGAAACCTCTCAAACCAAAGAAGGGCGAATTCAAGAAGAGATGGAAGAGGAGATTCCATAGAAACCGGGGTGAGCGGTCGAAGATGAACCAGAATGAGCAAGGAAATGTCGACAAGGAAAACGGATCCGGGGCCCCCGATTCATTAATGTCTGTGGCAAACGAGGATTCTCATAATGCAGAAACTCAGGTGTTAGATTTCAACCAAAATGGACAAGGAATCTGGAATGGGGAAGGTGCATCTGATGTCCAAATGAAGGATTTGGAAATTTCTTCAGTGGAGAAAAGTAAGTATACCGAAAATGGGATGATCGAAACTGCTAAATTTGGCCAAAATGGACCAGGAATGGGTAATGGGGGAGATATTGGTGGGACCCAAATCCCGGATTTGGCTGTCTCGGTCTTGGGGATGGTGACAAACAAGGTTTCGCAAGATGGGTATAAACCGTTGGAAGTAGGACGAGCAGAACAAGAGGGAGGTGTGGCTCAGATCTCACATGATGGGTACGACCCAGTGGCATCTTGGCACATCAAACAAGAAGGGCAATTGAGGGCCCAGATCTCTCAAGATGAGCACCCATGGATGGAGTTCGACGTGTCCCAACCAGCCTCAGAAGAGTATGTGGATGCAACGAGTGTCACTCTCACACGGGAAGATGGGAATGGGATTTCGACGGCCGTCAACAACAATGAATGGTGA